The Flavobacterium faecale genome has a segment encoding these proteins:
- a CDS encoding DegT/DnrJ/EryC1/StrS family aminotransferase encodes MSKKPIYLSSIHQGGAESKYIQAALNSNSLSTGGINVSEFEKAVEHYIGQGNFVAALSSGTAAIHLGLILLGVKKGDEVICQSLTFSASANPIVYQGATPIFVDSESETWNICPITLEEAIMDRILKGSKPKAIIAVHLYGMPYKVDAVHAVATKYGIPILEDSAEALGSTYKNTACGTFGDIGVYSFNGNKIITTSGGGALVVKDQKVKQKAIFYATQAKEPTLYYQHNEIGYNYRMPNICAAVGQAQMEVLDEHIKLRKANHLFYELLFKDINCVGVHKALNEDSTSNYWLTTIIIDPKNSEGFNSENLRMALQDDSVEARPIWKPMHLQPIFEKSPYYGNNAAEELFNNGLCLPSSSNLTDEDKDRIRKVVLKYFKKTVEK; translated from the coding sequence ATGAGTAAGAAGCCTATTTATTTGTCGTCAATTCACCAAGGGGGAGCGGAATCTAAATACATACAAGCAGCTTTAAATAGTAACAGTCTTTCAACGGGAGGAATTAATGTTAGCGAATTTGAGAAGGCGGTTGAACATTATATTGGTCAAGGAAATTTTGTAGCAGCCCTAAGTTCCGGAACTGCAGCAATTCACTTAGGATTAATTTTGTTAGGCGTTAAAAAGGGAGATGAAGTTATTTGCCAAAGTTTGACCTTTTCTGCTTCGGCTAATCCAATTGTTTACCAAGGAGCGACACCAATTTTTGTGGATAGCGAAAGTGAAACGTGGAACATTTGTCCAATTACTTTGGAAGAAGCGATAATGGATAGAATTTTAAAAGGTAGCAAACCAAAAGCAATTATTGCAGTGCATCTATACGGTATGCCCTATAAGGTGGATGCTGTTCATGCTGTCGCTACTAAATATGGAATTCCGATTCTTGAGGATAGTGCTGAAGCATTGGGAAGTACATATAAAAACACGGCCTGCGGTACCTTTGGCGATATTGGTGTGTATTCATTTAACGGTAATAAGATTATAACAACCTCCGGAGGTGGAGCTTTAGTAGTGAAAGATCAAAAAGTGAAGCAGAAAGCCATTTTCTATGCAACACAAGCGAAGGAACCTACTTTATATTATCAACATAACGAGATAGGTTATAATTATAGAATGCCAAATATATGTGCTGCAGTAGGTCAAGCACAAATGGAAGTATTAGATGAACACATTAAGTTAAGGAAAGCAAATCATTTGTTTTACGAGCTGTTGTTTAAAGATATTAATTGTGTAGGAGTACATAAAGCGTTGAATGAGGATTCCACTTCGAACTATTGGCTCACGACCATTATTATTGATCCAAAAAATAGTGAAGGATTTAATAGTGAAAACTTACGAATGGCATTGCAAGATGACAGTGTTGAAGCACGACCAATATGGAAACCAATGCACTTACAACCTATTTTTGAAAAAAGTCCTTATTATGGGAATAATGCTGCAGAAGAATTGTTCAATAATGGACTGTGTTTACCTTCAAGCTCCAATTTGACTGATGAGGATAAAGATAGAATACGTAAAGTGGTGCTGAAATATTTTAAAAAAACAGTAGAGAAGTAA
- the rfbC gene encoding dTDP-4-dehydrorhamnose 3,5-epimerase, producing the protein MNIEQTPIKDLVVIIPVVFEDDRGYFMESYNGNKLNDMGFTMTFVQDNQSFSKKGALRGLHYQNPPYAQTKLIRVLQGEIIDVAVDLRKDSPTFGQSFAVKLTSENKKQLLVPQGFAHGFSVVSETALVMYKCDQYYNKASEGGIRFDDATLNIDWGMDLKDAIVSEKDLVLPDFKNCNSEF; encoded by the coding sequence ATGAACATCGAACAAACTCCAATAAAAGATTTAGTAGTAATTATACCAGTTGTTTTTGAAGACGATAGAGGGTATTTTATGGAGTCATACAATGGTAATAAATTAAATGACATGGGCTTTACTATGACATTTGTTCAAGACAACCAGTCTTTTTCGAAAAAAGGAGCACTTAGAGGTTTGCATTACCAGAACCCTCCTTATGCGCAAACAAAATTAATTAGAGTATTACAAGGAGAAATTATTGATGTAGCTGTAGATTTACGAAAAGATTCACCTACATTTGGGCAATCTTTTGCAGTGAAGTTAACCTCTGAGAATAAAAAGCAGTTGTTAGTGCCTCAAGGTTTTGCTCATGGTTTCTCTGTTGTAAGTGAAACTGCATTGGTAATGTACAAATGTGATCAATATTATAATAAAGCTAGCGAAGGCGGAATACGTTTTGATGATGCTACATTAAACATCGATTGGGGAATGGATTTGAAAGATGCAATTGTATCGGAGAAAGATTTAGTTTTACCAGATTTTAAAAACTGTAATAGTGAATTTTAA
- the rfbD gene encoding dTDP-4-dehydrorhamnose reductase, whose protein sequence is MQKIVITGGNGQLGSELKVLSKLYSQFDWVFTDWQELDLCNLDALETSISSINPQIIINCAAHTAVDKAESEVELSDVLNHQSVAIMARWSFQNNCKFIHVSTDYVFDGNSSIALTEEAATNPINVYGVTKLAGEKACLKNNPDAIIIRTSWVYSSFGNNFVKTMSRLMQERDTLSVVNDQIGSPTYAADLAAAIMTIVAGTKWEAGIFNFSNEGEISWYQFALAIQEIGKFDCDVSGIRGSNYPTPAKRPAFSLLDKSKIKNTYAVLVPDYKVSLAKCMAILES, encoded by the coding sequence ATGCAAAAAATAGTAATCACTGGAGGAAACGGTCAATTAGGATCGGAATTAAAAGTTCTATCAAAACTATATTCACAATTTGACTGGGTTTTTACCGATTGGCAAGAACTAGACTTGTGTAATTTGGATGCTTTAGAAACAAGTATTTCATCAATTAATCCTCAAATAATAATCAATTGTGCTGCACATACAGCGGTTGATAAAGCAGAATCTGAGGTTGAATTATCGGATGTATTGAATCATCAGTCCGTTGCGATTATGGCTAGATGGAGTTTTCAAAATAACTGTAAATTTATACATGTTTCAACAGATTATGTTTTTGATGGTAATTCTTCGATAGCATTAACCGAAGAAGCAGCAACGAATCCTATAAATGTATATGGGGTGACGAAATTAGCGGGAGAAAAAGCATGTTTAAAAAACAATCCTGATGCTATTATTATCAGAACATCGTGGGTGTACTCGAGTTTTGGAAATAATTTTGTGAAAACCATGTCACGCTTAATGCAAGAGAGAGATACGCTAAGTGTAGTAAACGATCAAATTGGGAGTCCAACATATGCTGCAGATTTAGCGGCTGCAATTATGACTATTGTCGCGGGTACGAAATGGGAAGCTGGAATTTTTAATTTTTCAAACGAAGGCGAAATTAGCTGGTATCAATTTGCTTTGGCGATACAAGAAATTGGAAAATTTGACTGTGATGTAAGTGGAATACGGGGATCAAATTACCCAACACCTGCCAAAAGGCCAGCCTTTTCTTTATTGGATAAATCAAAAATTAAAAATACATACGCTGTTTTAGTTCCTGATTATAAAGTGAGTTTAGCAAAATGCATGGCTA